A region of the Streptococcus suis genome:
CCTGCCCGAAAACGTTGGGGTGAATCACTGGCAATTCCCAGGTTTTCCGCAATCCTATCGGCAATGGTAAAGCCGAGCCCCTGGACATCTTCGACCAGTTGATAGGGATTTTCTTCAATAATCTGAAGTGTTTTTTCTTTATATTGGTCTTGGATTTGAAAGGCCAATTTATTGGGAATACCATACTCGGCTAGTTTGGCCAAGATCAGCTCGGTTCCATAATTGAGGCGGAGCTTTTCCACAAATGCCTGCCTGTTCTTGCTGGATAGGCCTGTGATTTGGGTTAGTTTTTCAGGTTCAGCTAAAATTTTGTCGATGGTATCTTCGCCATAGAGCTCAACGATTTTTTCAGCTGTTTTACGTCCAATTCCTTTGAAATGGTCGCTGGAGAAATACTTAACCAGACCAGCTGAGGTAGGCTTGCTGCGTTCGTAGCGCGTGATTTGTAGTTGTTGACCATACTTGGGATGGGTGACCAGATTGCCATAGAAACGATAGTCTTCTCCCTCGATGACATCGGCAATGGTTCCAGTCACAATAATTTCGTAGTCATCATAGTCTGCGTCTGTCTCCTCGATTTCAAGGAGAAGGATTTTATAAAAATTACTAGGATTTTCAAAAATAATCCGGTCAATAGTGCCGGTAAAATACACTTCGTTCATAGAGTTTATTTCCAATAATAATGAAAAAGAAGTTTGGAACGGATTGCTCCAAACTTGTTTGTGTTATACTCAATGAAAATCAAAAATAGCCTAGGAAACGAAGCTGATGATAGAACTCTGTTACTGTCTTGTTTCAAGGTAACAGGCTGAAAAGCTCCACCGGAGCTTTTCACTCATCAAGGCTCTTGACAACGGATAGTTTTGATTTTCGAAGAGTATTAATCAACAGTCCCAATACGGTTGAGAGGCCACATGCGAAAGACAACTTCTCCTTTGATGTTTTCACGGGAAAATGTTCCTACACTACGACTATCTAGTGAGACAAGACGGTCATCTCCCATCAGGTAGTATTGTCCTTCTGGGACTGTCACGGTAAAGTCTATGTAACCATTGGCATCTTGTGTGAAAGCTTCAGCAGATTGGGCCACAGCTTGGAATTGTTTGTTGTAAGAATAGACTTCTTGAAGTTTATCTTTCTGGAATGCAGCTAGATATTCATCTAAGTAAGGCTCGTCCACTTTTTGGTCGTTAACATAGAGGACATCGTTTTCGTAGCGAATGGTGTCACCTGGCATACCAATCACACGTTTGACAATCAGTTTTTCCTTGCCGTCGCTGTCTGTCTCACTGGCTACAACAATATCAAAGCGGTCGATAGAGGTCGTTTTTAGCATGATGAGTTTTTCTTGGTGTTGAAGCGTTGGGTCCATGGAATGGCCATCGACAGATACAGGATTCCAGATAAAGTATCGACTGGCAAAAAAAGCTACCATAAACAGTAAAAAGATGCCCCATTCAGCTAAGAAGGCGACTAGTGGTGAGCGTTTTGTTTTTTGGATTGCTCCCATATTTTTTTCCTCATTTCAATAATTTTTGTGCTTTTTGCGTATTAGCAAAGTGAAGTTTTGCAGTCTCATTGAGACCAGCCATGCCATAGTCTTTTAAGATGCTGGCTGCGACTTGGTCGGACTTACTGCCAGCTCCTGAAGGCAGGCTTCTGCCTACCAATTGACCAAGCTGGACAAGATTTTCTAAAAACATAGCTCTAGCAATAATAGAAGATACTGCCACAGCCAGGTACTTGCCCTCAGCCTTTTCTTCTAGAGTAACCGGATTGGCGAATTGGTTTGCCTCCTTCTTCAAGTACTTTTGATAATTTTGGCTAGAAGTAAAGGCATCAATGACAATCTTCTCAGGATGGACACCCTTTTGCAAGAGTAGGAAAATAGCCTGATTGTGCAGGGCGACCTTGACAGACACCGCATTGTAGCCTTGCTCGATGACTTCGTTGTATTTTTTCGGTGACAATAGCAGAGCTTGGTGGGGGATTTTCTCTTTTAAGAGAGGGGCGATTTGGCAGATTTTCTGGTCTGTCATTTTCTTGGAATCATCCACACCAAGCGACTTGAGAAAGGCATGGTCTTCTGGGCGGACAAAACTAGCAACGACTGCCAAACCTCCAAAATAAGACCCGTTTCCAACCTCATCCGTACCAATCATGGGCAGGTTTTGACCAGGTATGGTCGTCTGTTCAGAGCTTTCTGGCTCATAGCCCCAGAGCCCTGCTTCCTGCTCTGCCATTTCCCCCTGAAAAACGACTTTTCCAGAAGTGTAGATGGACAGGCTGGTCCCTTCTAGCTTGAAAAAGGCTGTCATATAGGGATTTTTGCTATGTGCTTGGTAGGCCGCGTAGTGGCTGATCATTTTGGTCGCTACTTGTGGAGAGACCTTTAGTACGACTGTATTCATGTTTTTATTGTATCACAAATGCTGGATAGAGTGTGCAGAAAAGGGCGGTTTTTACTATAATAGAAGGAGAAAGTGAGGTAGACAATGAAAAATCAAGTACAGTACAAGTGGGCGACTCTGGGCACAGGTGTCATTGCCAACGAATTGGTTCAGGCCTTGCAGGCTATGGGGGGAAATCTTTATTCGGTGGCCAACCGTACCTATGACAAGGGTGTGGAGTTTGCTAAAAAATATGGCATCGAGAAAGTTTATCGGGAAATCGATGAAGTGTTTGTGGATCCTGAAGTAGACATTGTCTATATTTCTACGCCTCACAATACCCATATCCATTATTTGAGAAAGGCCTTGAAGGCTGGAAAGCATGTCCTCTGTGAGAAGTCCATTACCTTGAATTCGGAAGAATTGGCAGAAGCTATTCAACTGGCAGAGGAAAATCAGGTTATTCTGGCAGAAGCCATGACCATTTTCCATATGCCAATCTATCGTCAGTTGAGCGAAGTTGTTGCCAGTGGTAAGCTGGGAGAGTTGAAGATGATTCAGATGAACTTTGGTAGCTACAAGGAATACGACATGACCAACCGCTTCTTCAATAAGAACTTGGCAGGTGGTGCTCTTTTAGATATCGGTGTCTACGCTCTATCCTTTGTCCGTTGGTTTATGACGGAAAAGCCAAATCAAGTCCTATCTCAGGTTAAATTGGCTCCGACAGGTGTAGACGAGCAAGTGGGTATTTTGCTCAGCAATGATGCAGGAGAAATGGCGACCATCGCCTTGACTCTCCATGCCAAACAGCCAAAACGCGGAACGATTGCCTACGATAAAGGCTACATTGAGCTCTACGAGTATCCTCGTGGACAAAAGGCGGTTATTACCTATACCGAAGACGGCAGTCAAGAAATCATTGAGGCTGGCGAGACAGTCAAGGCCCTCTCTTATGAAGTGGCAGATATGGAAAAAGCTGTGGCTGGAATTGAAAACACCATGCACCTGACCTACACCCAAGATGTCATGGATATCATGACCCAACTCCGCAAAGAATGGGGCTTGGTTTATCCTGAAGAAATGTAGGATCTTGACTAATCCGAAAATAGAAATGAGAGTGAGTTAGTAGCCAATTGTTGGATTACTGCCTTACTCTTATTTTTTACTTATACTCTTCAAAAATCCAGACGTTGTTGACTTGATTTGATGAACTTTAGTTCTATCTGCATCTGCGTCTCCGAGTCTGTTTTTGATTTTCATTGAGTATTATCTAATAATATGACAGTCAGATGACATTTATATTGATTGTGTGACAGAAAAGTCCTAAGATTACATAGTGGAGACAGTTTATTTAAAAGAACGGTTGAAGGCTTGTTTTTCAGATTTAATTTAGGTAAGATAGAACCATCTCAAAAATAAAGAAGGAATAAGATTATGAAACGTAAGAGAACAAATAAACCACAACATATGCGTCGCAAGAGAAAAACACCTATCATGAAAAACAATAAGAAGATGTTATACACATCCTCATTGGCTCTTTCCCTCTTTAGTACAGGGATGATTTCGACAAATGTTTTAGCCATCGAATGGGCTCCACGTACTGTTTCTGAAATTAGCCCAGAAATTGTACAAGAAGAAGGAAAGATGACCTATACTGTTCAGTATGGAGATACCTTATCTGCCATCGCCTCAGCTATGAATATTGATATGGACTTGCTGGCGAAAATAAATCAAATTGCAGATGTCAACTTGATTTTCCCTGATACGGTACTGACGACGACTGTTGACCAAAACAATCAAGTGACTCAGGTTGAGATTGAAGCTCCTGTTCAGGGAAACACAAATGAGACCGTTCAGGCAACTGTTGACCTAACAACCAATCAAGTAACGGTTGAGGATACGGTTGTTCCCTTGGATCAAATTTCATCAGTTACCGACTCAGCACCTGTAGAGGAAGTTGTAGAACAGCCTGTAGTAGAAGCGCCTGTAGAGGAAGTTGTAGAACAGCCTGTAGCAGAAGCACCTGTAGAGGAGGTTGTAGAGCAACCTGTCGTAGAAGCACCCGTAGAGGAAGTTGTAGAGCAACCTGTGGTTGAGGCACCTGTAGAGGAAGTTGCAGAACAGCCTGTCGTAGAAGCGCCCGTAGAGGAAGTTGTAGAACAGCCTGTAGTAGAAGCGCCCGTAGAGGAAGTTGTAGAACAGCCTGTAGTTGAAACTCCACAAGTGACAGCCCTATCAACCACTACAACAAGTACAAGTGCTTATGATGTCGGTTTGCAACCTCAGGTAGCAGCCTTCCGCGCAGAAGTGGCAAATGCCTTCGGTATTACTTCTTTCTCAGGTTACCGTCCTGGTGATTTTGGCGACCATGGTAAGGGATTGGCAATTGACTTCATGGTACCACAAAGTTCAGCACTTGGGGATCAAGTAGCAGAATATGCTATTGCCAATATGGGTGCGAAAAATATTTCTTATATTATCTGGAAACAACGTTTTTATGCTCCATATGCAAGTATTTATGGACCTGCATATACTTGGAATTTGATGCCAGACCGTGGAAGTATTACTGAAAACCACTACGATCATGTGCATGTATCTTTTAATTAGACTTACAAAAATAACCGTTTCAGCCTTATCTGAAACGGTTATTGCTTTATATGTAGTAATATAGTCGAATGAATTAGCTTTCAGACAAGGAACTGAGGTGCAGATTGCTAGCACAGCCTAGTGGCTGTGCTAGGTTGGAGATATAACTTGAAAGCAAGTCACTTCTGTAGAGTACGGCAAGCCGAAAGTGACGATGTATCAAAGTTAATTCAAATGACTGATATGTAAAGCCCTTTGTCAAGTAAAAACAATCGAACTGATTAAAAAATGAAAAGTATCTAGAAAGAGCCTAGTTCTTAGCTTCGGGCATTGGCCACTCTGATATTCGTGGATTGGTTACCTACAGGTCAATGGTTCTGCCGCGAGTCCTACTCTCTATAAGCGTGGATCACAATTGTGCCACTTAGTCATTTCGTAGATGACTCAAACCTTGAAGTCCTAAACTCCTTCAAGATACTTTCCATTCAAACATGATTTCAATCCTTATTTCTGTCCAAATTCACCCAGTGATTTTGGATAGAAATAGGGATTCCTCATCGCTCTGCGATGATAAAACTTAATGGTCAAAAGTGTACATGAAAACAAGCGCTAACTTCAAGCTATTCTTCCTGTCATCATCCCCCAAATAAAACCAGACAATTCTCGTGCAATAGCTGTTTTAGCAACATTTTGTTTCTTATTTTTTCCTAGAACAAGTGTGCGATAACGTCTTCTTAAGCGTTCATTAGCCTTATCCGCATAAGCAATCACCTCCACTCGGTTTCCACTTTGTCTCCTTTTCAATTCTTTGGATTTATACCCAATCGTCCCCTTAGCCAATGATTGTGCAGCTTCTATCAGAAGTCGTCTCACATGGCTATTCCCAGCTTTGGTGATAGCACCTCTTCTCTCCTTGTCGCCGCTAGAATTTTCGCTAGGAGTTAGCCCAAGATAAGAAGCAAAATGTTGAGCTGTCGCAAAGCGATTAAAATCACCGATTTCTGTCACAATGGAAAGAGCAGTTAGTGTTTTAATGCCAATAAAGCAAGAAAGCCGTGAGACCTTCTCTTGATAACTGTCGCTTTGACCCAGTTGCTCAATTCGTGCATCATACCGTTCTATTTGATCTACTAATTTCTCATAGGTCAATAGATATTCTGTCAAAATCTCTGCGTAAAGTCCATCAGGATTTAGGGAACGGAGCCAGCGGACATGTTTCTGTGTCCAATTACTGCTTCCCTCGGTATAGCGAAAATCATGTCGGAGACAGAAGGCAAGAATTTGTTGTTTGATTTTCTTCAGAGCCACTTTGTGGTCTGTTCTCATGCGGATATATTCTTTGACTTGTTCATCCTCAACAGTAGGAATATGAACAGGCCGATAGCTACGAAAGGCCAGAGCTTTTGCGAGCTGAGCTGCATCTTTTTTATCAGTCTTAACACGCTTAGATCCTTCCTTCATCACCGTTGTAGGCGCCATCACGATACAGGGAATCCCGTGAGCTTGTAGCTGGTGATATAGGGTAAATCCAAGACATCCGGCTTCGTAGCCACATAACACTTCTGCATCTTGACCATATAAATGACGAAGCTCATTCACATAGTTCACAATATAGCTAACATTTGGACCAACTTTAGTGCTATGTTTGAATTGATTCGCCATCATATCATAATAGCAGAGTGAAAAACTTTCTTTGTGAACATCCATTCCGATGAAAAGTGTGGTAAAATGAAACATATAAGACCTCCAATTGAGTGTGGTAATTCCTGTTAGAAGTTGATTGTTTTTTTATTCTAGTGTACAGGTAAATCCACGAATTCTCAACTGGGGGTCTTTACATATTGTCTATAAAAAAGAAACAACTATCTCCCCCCCAGATAGCTGTTTCGTGCGTAAACTACATTATAAAATATATTCCTAAAAGAAACCTTAAACCAAGAACTTGCCTTCACAAGTAACATACTGAGCTGTGAAGGCGGGTTCTAATTTTAGGAAAATTAAAATTGACATGTTGAGTGTTGTTTTCGGATGTTTTATCGTTTAGTTAACTTGAATTGCCAATGCTTGATACGGCTTGAGGGTGATTTTCTTACCGAGTTTGTTGTCAGGGTAGTTGCTGATGAGGATTTGACCACGTGCGTAGTCATCTGCTAGTTCTAGTTCAACCTCTTCTGCAAAGAAGTTGTTTAGGACCAGTAGTTTTTCGCCATTATGCAAGCGCTCAAAGGCGTAGACTTTCTGGCTATCCTTGTAGGCTGCCTTGTAATCCCCTTCTGAGATGAGGGGTAGTTCTTTTCGGAGTCGAATCAACTCTTGATAGAAGGTGAAGATTGGGCCTGTTTTTTCCTGCTCAACGTTAATCGTTTGATAGGATTTGCCAGCTTTCAGCCAAGGTGTGCCTGTTGAGAAGCCTGCATTGTCAGAAGCATCCCATTGCATCGGAGTGCGGGAATTGTCACGGGACTTGGCCTGGATAATCTTGAAGGCCTGCTCAGGTGTGTGACCTTGATTCAAGAGCATCTGGTAGGCATTGATAGACTCGACATCGACATAGTCGTCCATGCTGTCGTAGTCAGGGTCGATCATGCCGATTTCCTCGCCCATGTAGATGTAAGGCGTACCGCGGGACAGGTGGATAGAGGCTGCTAGCATGGTTGCTCCTTCCTTACGGAAATTCTCCACATCAACAAAGCGGTTGAGGGCTCGAGGCTGGTCGTGGTTGTTGTAGAAAAGGGCGTTCCAGCCATTTCCGACGGACATTTCTTCACCCCAAGTATGGAAGAGGTGTTTGAGTTCTTCAAAGTCAAAGTCCATGATGGTCCATTTTTGCCCGTCCTTGTAATCCACTTTCAAGTGGTGGAAGTTGAAGGCCATGGACAATTCTTCCCGCTCGGGAGCTGTGTAGAGAATGCAGTTTTCAATGGTGGTGGCAGACATTTCCCCGACGGTCATGAAGCCTTTTTCGCTACCAAAAGTAGCATTGTTCATCATCTTGAGGTAGTCGTGGGTAATCGGGCGGTCTGTGTAGGCAGGCTTGCCGTCATTGATTGGGCAGTCTTCGAGGACTTCGTCCTTACCAATCAGGTTGATAACGTCGAAGCGGAAGCCTTTGACACCCTTGTCTTTCCAGAAGTTGACCACTTTGAAGAGTTCTTCGCGGACATGAGGGTTTCGCCAGTTGAGGTCGGCTTGGGTCACGTCAAAGAGATGGAGGTAGTATTTCCCAGTATCTCCAAAGGGAGCCCAGGCATTGCCGCCAAACTTAGACACCCAGTCAGTTGGCTGGTCACGCAGGATAAAGAAATCTTGGTAGTATTTGTCGCCTGCTAGGGCTTTTTGGAACCATTCATGCTCCGTTGAGCAGTGGTTGAGGACCATGTCTAGCATGAATTCGATACCCAGCTCTTTACCGACAGCCACCATTTCTTCAAAGTCAGCCATGGTCCCAAAATCAGGATTGACGGCTGTGTAATCAGAAATATCATAGCCGTTGTCCCGCTGAGGACTTGGGTAGAAAGGGTTGAGCCAAATCATATCAATGCCTAGCTCCTTCAAATAAGGTAGTTTTTCAATAATTCCTCGTAAATCCCCTACACCATTTCCAGTTGTATCCTTGTAAGATTTTGGGTAGATTTGATAAACAACCTTTCGTTTGTCTATTGTCATTTTGCTCTCTCTTTCTTGATTTTTCCTTCTTGCATAAGCAATGATAGGAGGAGGCTGGGCAAAAAGCTTAACCTCGCTTCTCAGGGTTCGTGTCAACATCTCAGCGCAGTGGTTGATTGGGTTTAACAGTCCAGTGGACTGTTAAAGGTTGGAGATAGGATTTGCGAAGCAAATCTCAGCAATTCGTGTTTTACACTCCAAATCTGACCATTACGACTGATGCGAACAGAGTTCGCTTCATTTCCAACCTCCAACAGTCACTACTCTGACTGTTGGAGCTATGCGGGGGTGGGAGTGAAACAGTCTGGGGATAGACTGTTTCAGCTCAACAACTTAAAACGAAAAATTGTTGACGAACTCTTTTTTGACCAGTCGAGTTCTTTCCCGCTCCCCCTCCTAGAACATTAATTCTTTGTAACTGTCAGAATAGCTTCGCCTTGCGAGATGGCACGAGGAAGATTTCCGATAACTTGAGTGTCAAAGTCAGTTTGGTTGGTCACGATAACTGGTGTTTCAGCGACGAGACCAGCAGCCTTAATGACATCGATGTCAAAGCTAATCAATTTATCACCAGCTTTTACCTTGTCACCTTGCTTGACATGGGCTGTAAAACCTTTACCTTCCAAACCAACAGTATCCATACCAATGTGCATAAGGAGTTCAACTCCGTTTGTAGCAGTGATACCAACAGCGTGGTTAGTAGGGAAGAGGACAGATACTTCACCATCGACTGGAGCAACCAAGACACCTTCGCTAGGATCGATAAGGACACCTTGTCCCATGACCCCAGATGCGAATACAGGGTCAGTTGCCTGTGACAATTCTTTTGCTTGACCAGTTAGGGGGCTGATCAATTCGATAGCAGCACCAGTTTCAACGACAGTTTCAGTTACGACTACAACTTCTTCAACAGTTTCTTCTTTTTTTGAAAATGCACCTGTACGTTTGAAAACAGCTGTCAAAATCATTGGGACAACAATCGCAACTACCATTGCTAGCAAGAATGGACCCCAGTATTCAGCTTTGATAGACAAGATACCTGGAAGACCACCGATACCGATAGAGGCAGCTTGGATGTTGAAGGTTACAGAGAGAAGTCCAGCAATACTTGAACCGATCAT
Encoded here:
- the lepB gene encoding signal peptidase I translates to MGAIQKTKRSPLVAFLAEWGIFLLFMVAFFASRYFIWNPVSVDGHSMDPTLQHQEKLIMLKTTSIDRFDIVVASETDSDGKEKLIVKRVIGMPGDTIRYENDVLYVNDQKVDEPYLDEYLAAFQKDKLQEVYSYNKQFQAVAQSAEAFTQDANGYIDFTVTVPEGQYYLMGDDRLVSLDSRSVGTFSRENIKGEVVFRMWPLNRIGTVD
- a CDS encoding ribonuclease HIII, with the translated sequence MNTVVLKVSPQVATKMISHYAAYQAHSKNPYMTAFFKLEGTSLSIYTSGKVVFQGEMAEQEAGLWGYEPESSEQTTIPGQNLPMIGTDEVGNGSYFGGLAVVASFVRPEDHAFLKSLGVDDSKKMTDQKICQIAPLLKEKIPHQALLLSPKKYNEVIEQGYNAVSVKVALHNQAIFLLLQKGVHPEKIVIDAFTSSQNYQKYLKKEANQFANPVTLEEKAEGKYLAVAVSSIIARAMFLENLVQLGQLVGRSLPSGAGSKSDQVAASILKDYGMAGLNETAKLHFANTQKAQKLLK
- a CDS encoding oxidoreductase; its protein translation is MKNQVQYKWATLGTGVIANELVQALQAMGGNLYSVANRTYDKGVEFAKKYGIEKVYREIDEVFVDPEVDIVYISTPHNTHIHYLRKALKAGKHVLCEKSITLNSEELAEAIQLAEENQVILAEAMTIFHMPIYRQLSEVVASGKLGELKMIQMNFGSYKEYDMTNRFFNKNLAGGALLDIGVYALSFVRWFMTEKPNQVLSQVKLAPTGVDEQVGILLSNDAGEMATIALTLHAKQPKRGTIAYDKGYIELYEYPRGQKAVITYTEDGSQEIIEAGETVKALSYEVADMEKAVAGIENTMHLTYTQDVMDIMTQLRKEWGLVYPEEM
- a CDS encoding peptidoglycan-binding protein LysM, with amino-acid sequence MKNNKKMLYTSSLALSLFSTGMISTNVLAIEWAPRTVSEISPEIVQEEGKMTYTVQYGDTLSAIASAMNIDMDLLAKINQIADVNLIFPDTVLTTTVDQNNQVTQVEIEAPVQGNTNETVQATVDLTTNQVTVEDTVVPLDQISSVTDSAPVEEVVEQPVVEAPVEEVVEQPVAEAPVEEVVEQPVVEAPVEEVVEQPVVEAPVEEVAEQPVVEAPVEEVVEQPVVEAPVEEVVEQPVVETPQVTALSTTTTSTSAYDVGLQPQVAAFRAEVANAFGITSFSGYRPGDFGDHGKGLAIDFMVPQSSALGDQVAEYAIANMGAKNISYIIWKQRFYAPYASIYGPAYTWNLMPDRGSITENHYDHVHVSFN
- a CDS encoding IS110 family transposase; translation: MFHFTTLFIGMDVHKESFSLCYYDMMANQFKHSTKVGPNVSYIVNYVNELRHLYGQDAEVLCGYEAGCLGFTLYHQLQAHGIPCIVMAPTTVMKEGSKRVKTDKKDAAQLAKALAFRSYRPVHIPTVEDEQVKEYIRMRTDHKVALKKIKQQILAFCLRHDFRYTEGSSNWTQKHVRWLRSLNPDGLYAEILTEYLLTYEKLVDQIERYDARIEQLGQSDSYQEKVSRLSCFIGIKTLTALSIVTEIGDFNRFATAQHFASYLGLTPSENSSGDKERRGAITKAGNSHVRRLLIEAAQSLAKGTIGYKSKELKRRQSGNRVEVIAYADKANERLRRRYRTLVLGKNKKQNVAKTAIARELSGFIWGMMTGRIA
- the treC gene encoding alpha,alpha-phosphotrehalase, translated to MTIDKRKVVYQIYPKSYKDTTGNGVGDLRGIIEKLPYLKELGIDMIWLNPFYPSPQRDNGYDISDYTAVNPDFGTMADFEEMVAVGKELGIEFMLDMVLNHCSTEHEWFQKALAGDKYYQDFFILRDQPTDWVSKFGGNAWAPFGDTGKYYLHLFDVTQADLNWRNPHVREELFKVVNFWKDKGVKGFRFDVINLIGKDEVLEDCPINDGKPAYTDRPITHDYLKMMNNATFGSEKGFMTVGEMSATTIENCILYTAPEREELSMAFNFHHLKVDYKDGQKWTIMDFDFEELKHLFHTWGEEMSVGNGWNALFYNNHDQPRALNRFVDVENFRKEGATMLAASIHLSRGTPYIYMGEEIGMIDPDYDSMDDYVDVESINAYQMLLNQGHTPEQAFKIIQAKSRDNSRTPMQWDASDNAGFSTGTPWLKAGKSYQTINVEQEKTGPIFTFYQELIRLRKELPLISEGDYKAAYKDSQKVYAFERLHNGEKLLVLNNFFAEEVELELADDYARGQILISNYPDNKLGKKITLKPYQALAIQVN